The region GGCTCCGGCCTCCAAGTCGCGCAGACCCAGCTCGGCCAGTCCACCGATCTTGCCGGCATTCCGCCGATCCTCGGTGGCCTCGTCGCCCAAGCCCTGCGCGGCAACCTCACCGCCCTCGACCCGACCTCGCCAACCTTCATCGCCGCCTTCCAAGCCCTCGCCCCGCAAACCGCCTGATTCCTTCCGCCATGTCTTCGCTCGTCCACCGCACCTTCCGCCCGCTCGCCCTGCTCGTCGCGCTCGCCCTCGGCGGCTGCGTCACCACCGACCAAGTCCGCGACATCGTCCGCAGCAGCAACTACGAGATGCTCGTCTCGGCCGACCCGGCGCTCGCCACCACCGTGCCCGCCGACGCCAACACCGGCCCCAAGCCGTCGCCCAGCGCCGCCGAACGTCTCACCACGTTTCTCCAGGAGCATCCGAACGACCCCGTTCTCGGCCCCGCGCTCAACTTGCGCCAGGCCCTGCTCTACCTCAACGAGCGCCAGTTCGCGCTCGCCCAAGCGTCGTTCGACAAGGTCAAGGGCGCGAAATTTACCACCGCGCGCGACGAGGCGCTCGCCGCCGCCTTCCCCACGATCAAGTGGTGGACCGAGCAATCGCTCGCCGCCGGCGGCGCCTTCCGCGCCGAGCGCGCCAACGCCGTCGCGCAAATGAAGACGCTCGCCGACTTTGCCGCGGGCAGCGCCAAGCAAATCCCCGACGTCGCCGACTACTTCCTCGAGATGCGCGCGTGGATTGGACTGAAAGCCGGCTTCGCCGTCGTGCTCCCTGCCGACGCCGCGTTCCAACAACAGACGCTGCAGGACGCGATCAACGGTTGGACCGACACCTTCGCCGCCGATCAGCTCGCCCTGCTCAGCCAGTCGAAATTCGGCCCGAACGACGCCCTCACGCTGTCCACGCGCCGCGTGCTCCGCCTGCGCACCTTGCTCAACACCCTCGCGACCGTCGCGAAGTCCGGCGGCACCCTCGTGCCGCCGCCCGCGCTGCAATTCCACTCGGCCGACGCACAGCGCTACTACGAAGCCAAACTCGCTGCGCCCTGAGCGCCGGGTTCATTCCTCGCAAAGCCGCGTTGCGCTCAACGCGGCTTTTTTATTTTCTCCGCCCGTGAAAATCGTCCGCCACCTCACGCCCGCCGGCCCCGCCCACGCCGCTCTGCAACCCGACGGCTCCGCGCGCGCCATCACCGGCGATCTCTTCGGCGAGTGGCGCGTCACCGACGAAGTCGTCGCGCCGGGCAAGCTCCTCGCGCCGGTCGCGCCGACCACGATCATCTGCCTCGGCCTCAACTACGCCAAGCACGCCGCCGAGGGCAAACGCCAGGCGCCCGAGCGCCCGATGTGGTTCATGAAGCTGCCCGGTGCGGTGCAAAACCCCGGCGACGCCATCCGCATTCCGACCGTGCAGGCGAGCACCCGCGTCGACTACGAGGGCGAACTGGCGATCGTATTGAAAAAACCTGCGCACAACGTCGCACGCGCCGACGCCTTCGACTACGTGCTCGGCTACACCTGCGCCAACGACGTGAGCGCGCGCGACTGGCAACGCGAATGGGGCGGCGGCCAGTGGAACCACGCCAAGAGCTTCGACACTTTCTGCCCGCTCGGCCCGGTGCTCGTCACCCCCGACGAACTGCCCAATCCGAACACACTGCGCATCCGCTCCGTGCTCAACGGCACCGTCATGCAGGATGCGACGACCGCCGAGATGGTTTTCGACGTGCCGACGCTCATCGAGTTTCTCACCGCCGACAAAACGCTGCCCGCCGGCACGCTCATCCTGAGCGGCACACCCGAGGGCGTGGGTTTCGCGCGCCAGCCGCCCGTGTGGCTGCAACGCGGCGACACCATCGCCGTCGAGATCGAAGGCATCGGCACGCTGAGCAATCCCGTCGCCTGAACGCGCGGCGCCCGCCTCGCCGCTAGCGCCATTCTTCCCGGCTGCGCCTAGAGCGCTTTGACCCTAGCGAAGGGAGGCAACCTGCATTGACCGTCCCGCAAGCTCGCGTAGCCTCTCGCGGCACAACTGATGAATCTCCTCAGCCGCCTCGTGCTGGTCACGCTGCTCGTGTGCGCCGGTTTCACTACGCTCTACTGGATCACGCTGCAGCAGGGGCGCACCGAGATCGAGGGCCTGCTCCAGGATCTCTCCGTGGAGCGCAACGAGCGCTTCGACACCGCCACCCGCCTGCAAGGCGCCGGGCTCGAGTCGCTCGTCTCCAGCTACGCCTGGTGGGACGACATGGTGAAATTCATGGACAAGCCCGATGAGACTTGGGCGGCCAACAACGTGGACAACATCGTCGGCATTCCCAATGGCGGCGACGCCGTCTGGGTCCTCAACACCGACCTCGCGCTCGTCCACACCATCGACAAGGACTACCGCCGCCTGCCCGCGCCTTTCCCGAGCGTCGCCGCGCTGCGCCAGGCGATCGGCGATCGCTACACGTCCCGGTATTTCACCCGCATCGACGGCGCGCTCTGGGAAATCTACGTCGCCGCGATCCAGGACGCGAAATTCTGGCGGCATCAGACGCCCGTGCGCGGCTACCTCCTGCTCGGCCGCCGC is a window of Opitutia bacterium DNA encoding:
- a CDS encoding fumarylacetoacetate hydrolase family protein; its protein translation is MKIVRHLTPAGPAHAALQPDGSARAITGDLFGEWRVTDEVVAPGKLLAPVAPTTIICLGLNYAKHAAEGKRQAPERPMWFMKLPGAVQNPGDAIRIPTVQASTRVDYEGELAIVLKKPAHNVARADAFDYVLGYTCANDVSARDWQREWGGGQWNHAKSFDTFCPLGPVLVTPDELPNPNTLRIRSVLNGTVMQDATTAEMVFDVPTLIEFLTADKTLPAGTLILSGTPEGVGFARQPPVWLQRGDTIAVEIEGIGTLSNPVA